The following proteins come from a genomic window of Paenibacillus spongiae:
- the thiI gene encoding tRNA uracil 4-sulfurtransferase ThiI, protein MKVDTIMVRFGEYTTKGRNRGFFEKRIYDQVRRVLRPFAAVQMTRTYGRIYIKLNGESYELISAKLKHIFGIASFSPASKCESELEVIRETALEVMHSLPKKPSTFKVTMRRVDKSFPHDSQEMNHLVGSHVLRAMPDLKVDVKNPEVELRVEIQPEGTYVFCEVVPAAGGYPYGTNGKAVLLLSGGIDSPVAGYLAMRKGLELEAIHYHSFPFTSEKAKQKVITLAQKLADMSGVPFKLHMVSFTEIQTAFTQCNQDHLIITLMRRAMLRIAERLAEQAGALGIVTGDSLGQVASQTLGSMNVIGRTVELPLLRPLITTDKNEIIRIAEQIKTYATSILPYEDCCTLFVPKSPSTNPNLNVVLKVESFVPKLDEMIDEAVAGVETLVIKPGESSAGKTSAGSDDWF, encoded by the coding sequence ATGAAAGTCGATACGATTATGGTGCGTTTTGGAGAATACACGACTAAAGGGCGAAATCGCGGTTTCTTTGAGAAGCGGATTTACGATCAGGTGCGAAGAGTGCTCCGTCCCTTCGCAGCCGTTCAAATGACACGCACATACGGACGTATTTATATTAAGCTTAACGGAGAGTCCTACGAGCTTATATCGGCTAAGCTCAAGCATATTTTCGGGATTGCGTCATTCAGTCCGGCCAGCAAGTGCGAATCGGAGCTGGAGGTGATCCGCGAGACGGCGCTCGAAGTAATGCATTCGCTGCCCAAGAAGCCGTCGACCTTCAAAGTGACGATGCGCCGTGTCGACAAGTCATTCCCGCATGATTCGCAGGAGATGAATCATTTGGTAGGCAGTCATGTGCTGCGTGCGATGCCGGATTTAAAGGTGGATGTCAAGAATCCCGAAGTGGAGCTCCGAGTCGAGATACAGCCAGAGGGAACCTATGTATTCTGCGAAGTGGTACCGGCTGCCGGCGGATATCCTTACGGCACGAACGGGAAAGCCGTTCTGCTGCTGTCAGGCGGAATCGATAGTCCGGTTGCCGGATATTTGGCGATGCGCAAAGGTCTGGAGCTGGAGGCGATCCATTATCACAGCTTCCCGTTCACGAGCGAGAAGGCGAAGCAGAAGGTCATTACGCTTGCGCAGAAGCTGGCTGATATGAGCGGCGTTCCATTCAAGCTCCATATGGTTTCATTTACCGAAATTCAAACCGCGTTTACCCAGTGCAATCAGGATCACTTGATCATTACACTTATGAGAAGGGCGATGCTGCGGATCGCCGAGCGGCTGGCCGAGCAAGCCGGAGCGCTCGGGATAGTTACCGGCGACAGCTTGGGCCAAGTGGCCAGCCAAACACTGGGCAGCATGAATGTCATCGGAAGAACGGTAGAGCTGCCGCTGCTGCGTCCGTTGATTACGACGGACAAGAATGAGATTATCCGGATCGCGGAGCAGATCAAAACTTATGCAACCTCCATTCTGCCTTATGAGGACTGCTGTACGCTGTTCGTGCCGAAATCGCCCAGCACGAACCCGAATTTGAACGTCGTGCTCAAGGTTGAATCATTCGTTCCAAAACTGGATGAGATGATTGATGAAGCGGTAGCCGGAGTGGAGACCCTCGTGATCAAGCCGGGTGAATCTTCGGCGGGAAAGACAAGCGCGGGCAGCGACGACTGGTTCTAG
- a CDS encoding TerC family protein, whose product MDFFSLEFLSALLTIVFIDLILAGDNAIVIGMASRNLPKHLQKRAVILGTVGAVAIRAVATILVVYLLDIPWLLLAGGILLLWIAYNLLVSSDDHGDIKAGSSLGAAVRTIIIADAAMGLDNVIAVAGAAHGNYVLVILGLLISIPIVVWGSTLFIKLIGRFPWIIYLGSGVLAYTAAKMITHEPKIAGVFTDNEWLSWSFKALIIILIITAGLLTNLSRARRNAIGKSRETH is encoded by the coding sequence TTGGATTTCTTTTCGCTCGAATTTTTGTCCGCTCTTCTCACGATTGTTTTTATCGACTTGATTCTTGCAGGTGATAATGCGATTGTTATCGGTATGGCCTCAAGAAATTTGCCGAAGCATCTACAGAAGAGAGCGGTCATTCTGGGAACGGTTGGTGCGGTCGCCATTCGCGCTGTAGCAACCATCCTCGTCGTTTACCTGCTTGATATACCATGGCTGCTTCTTGCCGGCGGCATCCTGCTGCTCTGGATTGCTTACAATTTGCTGGTGTCGAGTGACGATCATGGCGACATCAAGGCGGGCAGCTCATTGGGAGCTGCAGTCAGGACGATTATCATCGCGGACGCCGCGATGGGGCTGGATAATGTGATCGCCGTAGCCGGTGCGGCACACGGCAACTACGTACTTGTCATACTCGGGCTCTTAATCAGTATTCCAATTGTCGTATGGGGCAGCACACTATTCATAAAGCTGATCGGACGGTTCCCTTGGATTATATATCTGGGATCGGGAGTGCTCGCTTATACCGCAGCTAAGATGATTACCCATGAACCAAAAATTGCTGGTGTCTTCACGGATAACGAATGGCTGAGCTGGTCGTTCAAGGCACTTATCATCATTCTTATTATCACTGCAGGACTGTTGACAAATTTGAGCAGAGCGAGAAGAAACGCCATCGGAAAAAGCAGGGAAACCCATTAG
- a CDS encoding TerC family protein, with product MESLVTFVEIMFINMLLSGDNAVVIALASQQLPQEQRRKAIWWGAALAVALRCVLTLVAITLLKVPYLQAGGAVLLFIIAIKLIADAADGQQSHDVRKAKSLGQAIRTIIAADFIMSLDNVLAIAAIADGEPVLILLGIAISIPMIIWGSQLLSRILQKFPPLVYIGGGLLGYAAGEMLAHDPGIMKLLTHHSNVFQEAVPLLSVPFVIAVALLRLRR from the coding sequence TTGGAAAGCTTGGTTACCTTTGTTGAAATTATGTTTATCAATATGCTGCTCAGCGGAGATAATGCGGTCGTTATCGCCTTGGCCAGCCAGCAGCTTCCGCAGGAACAGCGGCGGAAGGCCATCTGGTGGGGAGCGGCGCTTGCGGTAGCTCTGCGCTGTGTGCTTACGCTGGTCGCGATCACGCTGCTGAAGGTGCCGTACCTGCAAGCGGGAGGAGCGGTCCTCCTCTTTATTATCGCCATCAAGCTCATAGCCGATGCGGCTGACGGTCAGCAGTCCCACGATGTACGTAAGGCGAAGTCGCTGGGCCAAGCGATTCGAACGATTATCGCGGCGGATTTCATTATGAGTTTGGACAACGTGCTGGCGATTGCTGCCATTGCAGACGGGGAGCCTGTACTTATTCTGCTCGGCATTGCGATTAGCATACCGATGATTATCTGGGGGAGCCAACTGCTCAGCAGAATCCTTCAAAAATTCCCTCCGCTCGTGTATATCGGAGGGGGGCTTCTCGGCTATGCGGCAGGTGAAATGCTGGCTCACGACCCTGGCATTATGAAGCTGCTGACGCATCATTCTAACGTATTTCAAGAAGCGGTTCCGCTCCTATCCGTTCCGTTTGTAATCGCTGTCGCATTGCTCCGCCTGCGAAGGTGA